One Cupriavidus pauculus genomic window, TGGACTTCCTGCCGCACTGCGGGCTCGACAGCCCGCAGGCGGCGGTGACGCCGATCGTGCTGGCCGCGACGCTCGACGGGGTGCCGCACCATCAGATCCTGATCAACCTCGAGGCGGAAGCGCCCGCGGAGTTCGCGCGCTTCGAGCGGATGATCGAAGTGGTCGGCGCCTCGCCGGAAGCGCGCGAAGCGGGCCGCGCGCGATATCGTTTCTACCGCGAGCGCGGGTATCCGCTCGCGCATCATGACATCGGACAGTCCGCCAAAGGAGAGTCGGCATGAGCGAGCGCACCACTTCGCGGGTGATTCCGCGGCCCGGGCCCCACGACAGCATTCCGCTGCTGACCGAGGTCATCGACCTGCCCGCGACGGATGCTGACGCGGCATCGCCGGGCGGCGTGATCGATACCACGGGCATGCCCGCATCGGGGGTGATCACGCATGTCGGGAATGTGGGCGACGGGAGCGAAGGGGCGAGCGATCTGGGCGACATGGTCGCGCTGAACGACGTGGTGGAGCTGACCGACGTGGTCGAGCTCACTGAGGTGGTGGCGCTCGACGACCGCCTCGAGGACGATGGCCGCGGTCCGCCGATTCTCGACGCCACGCCTTATCTGTCCGGGGAGGACGATCTGCGTGCCGTGCGCAGCGAGCTGCTGACGCGCGTGATGATGCGGTTCCGCACCGAGTGGCCGCAGGTCGTGGAGGCGCATACCGAGGCGACGCTGCAGTCGCGCCTCGCGCCGCTGACGGCGCAGCTGGCCGCGGAACTGACGCAGGCGCTGGAAGCGCGCCTGGTCGAATGGCTCGATGCCACGCTCGAAGAAATCGAGCGCGACCCGGGCGGGATGTAACGCAGGGTGTGACGCGCCTCAGGCGCGCGCCGCATCCCGGCTGCCGGCGCGGCGGTATGCCCACACCATCA contains:
- a CDS encoding DNA polymerase III subunit chi; translated protein: MTRIDFHSNVPDTLGYVCRLVRKAYGAGQKMVVHGSPQQLSQLDQRLWTFSALDFLPHCGLDSPQAAVTPIVLAATLDGVPHHQILINLEAEAPAEFARFERMIEVVGASPEAREAGRARYRFYRERGYPLAHHDIGQSAKGESA